One genomic window of Cloacibacillus sp. includes the following:
- a CDS encoding AzlD domain-containing protein, whose protein sequence is MSKIIWLSILMMLVTAPSRILPPFFLSGRKLPPFISSMLAYMPFAVIGSLIFPDILASAGSFEASAAGAAAAFLAAWYSGNILVVMTAAISAAFIIGQI, encoded by the coding sequence ATGTCAAAAATCATTTGGCTTTCCATATTGATGATGCTTGTGACCGCTCCTTCGCGCATCCTGCCGCCGTTTTTCCTCTCCGGCCGCAAACTCCCGCCCTTTATCTCGTCCATGCTGGCCTACATGCCCTTTGCCGTCATAGGCTCGCTCATCTTCCCAGACATACTCGCCTCAGCAGGCTCCTTTGAAGCATCCGCGGCGGGCGCCGCCGCCGCCTTTCTCGCCGCGTGGTACAGCGGAAACATACTTGTCGTAATGACCGCCGCCATAAGCGCCGCCTTTATAATCGGCCAAATCTAA